The Lycium barbarum isolate Lr01 chromosome 12, ASM1917538v2, whole genome shotgun sequence genome includes a region encoding these proteins:
- the LOC132622139 gene encoding putative pentatricopeptide repeat-containing protein At2g02150 has protein sequence MLISPRGLLGITFRKSHHLSSAATSFTPFPQNFFFFVNTFLCLFRYPFSTNNNNNININFNDVDSIKKIIREEKWEDFRNSGLAPIWVSNILFTLKKEPRLVLKFFKWAKTQTSFYHTPEGYCIVAHILFYSRMYSDTYVVLKELVTLTNNPIDVLWSTRNACEPGGYGVFDALFSVLIELGLLKEATECFLRMRSFSVLPKARSCNYLLQRFSKLGDKNSSLKFFHDMIESGIVPTVYTYNIMIGYLCKDGDLNAAKRLFAQMKDKGIGPDIVTYNSLIDGIGKHGELEDMVSIYKEMKCLPDVVTYNTLINCFCRSGRMVVACEYLHEMKKSGLNPNVVTYSIFIDVFAKEGMLQGAIKFFVDMRRVGLAPNEFTYTSLIDAHFKAGKVDEALKLVKEMLEVGVKLNVVTYATMVDGLCNKGNIKEAEEVFRVMLKDGIVPNLEVYTALIHGYIKSKRLVDAFKMLEQMKENNIRPDTLLYGIVLWSFCSDEKFEEAKVLFDKMKGLGLEGNYVIYTILADAYFKAGKSVEAQALLNEMQEKGISPTVVMYSALIDGLCRLGFVQEAVDHFHSMPKMGLQPNVVAYTALIHGLCKNKCLGAAEKIFDEMLGKGIVPDKIVYTSLIDGNLKQGNVQDALNLQMRMTESGLELDLHAYTALISGLSKNGQVPQARMFFDEMIEKGIKPDEVVFSCLLRKYQEIGNLEEVLALQNEMMKRGLMTVTSDRAVHNMQT, from the coding sequence ATGTTAATTTCCCCTCGTGGTCTATTGGGTATCACATTCAGAAAATCTCACCATTTGTCATCAGCTGCAACTTCATTTACTCCATTCCCTCaaaacttcttcttctttgttaacaCCTTCCTTTGCTTATTCAGATACCCTTTTtccactaataataataataatattaatattaattttaatGATGTCGATTCCATTAAGAAAATCATACGGGAAGAGAAATGGGAAGATTTTAGGAATTCGGGTTTAGCTCCTATTTGGGTGTCCAATATCCTATTCACATTGAAAAAAGAGCCAAGGTTAGTCTTGAAGTTTTTCAAGTGGGCCAAAACACAGACTTCATTTTATCATACTCCAGAGGGTTATTGTATTGTAGCTCACATTTTGTTTTATTCTAGAATGTACAGTGATACATATGTTGTTCTAAAAGAATTGGTTACTCTCACTAATAATCCTATTGATGTCCTTTGGTCAACGAGAAACGCTTGTGAGCCGGGTGGGTATGGCGTGTTTGATGCATTGTTTAGTGTACTAATTGAGTTGGGTTTGCTTAAGGAAGCTACTGAGTGCTTTTTAAGGATGAGAAGTTTTAGCGTTCTTCCCAAAGCACGATCTTGTAATTATCTTTTGCAGAGATTCTCAAAGTTAGGGGATAAGAACTCGTCGTTGAAgttctttcatgatatgattgaGTCTGGGATTGTTCCGACGGTGTATACATACAATATAATGATTGGCTATTTATGTAAGGATGGGGATTTGAATGCAGCGAAAAGGTTATTCGCTCAGATGAAGGATAAGGGCATCGGTCCAGATATAGTTACATACAATTCTCTCATTGATGGAATTGGTAAGCATGGGGAGCTTGAGGATATGGTTTCTATATACAAAGAAATGAAGTGTCTTCCTGATGTAGTAACATACAATACATTGATCAATTGTTTTTGTCGATCTGGAAGGATGGTAGTTGCATGTGAGTATCTTCATGAGATGAAGAAAAGTGGGTTGAATCCCAATGTGGTTACTTATAGCATATTTATTGATGTTTTTGCCAAAGAAGGGATGTTACAAGGAGCTATAAAGTTCTTTGTAGACATGAGGCGGGTTGGTCTTGCTCCTAATGAATTTACTTATACTTCGTTGATTGACGCTCATTTTAAAGCTGGTAAAGTTGATGAAGCTTTGAAGCTTGTTAAAGAGATGCTAGAGGTAGGAGTTAAGTTAAATGTCGTGACCTATGCGACAATGGTTGATGGCCTTTGTAATAAAGGGAATATCAAGGAAGCTGAAGAAGTTTTTAGGGTCATGTTGAAGGATGGGATTGTCCCAAATTTAGAAGTCTATACTGCTCTTATCCATGGGTATATCAAATCAAAAAGGCTAGTGGATGCTTTTAAGATGTTGGAACAAATGAAAGAAAATAATATCAGACCAGACACATTACTCTATGGAATAGTTTTATGGAGTTTTTGCTCTGACGAGAAGTTTGAAGAAGCCAAAGTTTTATTTGATAAAATGAAGGGTCTTGGGCTAGAGGGAAATTATGTCATATACACAATACTTGCTGACGCTTACTTTAAGGCTGGAAAATCCGTAGAAGCACAGGCTCTGCTAAATGAAATGCAGGAAAAAGGTATTTCCCCTACTGTTGTGATGTATTCTGCATTAATTGATGGCTTGTGTCGGCTGGGATTTGTCCAGGAAGCAGTGGACCATTTCCATTCTATGCCAAAAATGGGTTTGCAGCCTAATGTCGTGGCTTATACAGCTCTAATTCATGGCCTCTGTAAAAATAAATGTCTAGGGGCTGCGGAAAAGATATTTGATGAAATGCTTGGCAAAGGTATAGTTCCAGACAAAATAGTGTATACATCCTTGATAGATGGAAATCTAAAGCAGGGAAATGTTCAAGATGCTTTAAATTTACAAATGAGAATGACCGAAAGTGGTTTGGAGCTTGACCTTCATGCCTACACTGCTTTGATTTCTGGGCTCTCAAAAAATGGCCAGGTGCCTCAGGCGAGAATGTTTTTTGATGAGATGATTGAGAAAGGTATTAAACCTGATGAGGTTGTATTTTCATGTCTCCTAAGAAAATATCAAGAGATCGGTAATCTAGAAGAAGTTCTTGCATTGCAAAATGAAATGATGAAAAGAGGCCTTATGACAGTTACAAGTGATAGAGCAGTTCATAATATGCAAACCTGA